The sequence CCGGTCCGCGCCACCCGATCTTCCCTAAGAATTCGCAGGACCGCTGACCTGGGCTTCCGTGCGTCAATGGGGGTACCACCGTCCCCTCGGGAGCGAGGCAGATGAACACTCTCACCGCCAGCGGGCTGCGCTTCGGCGTCCTCGGCCCGCTCGCCCTGTGGTCCGACGGCGCCGGTGACACCCTGACCGCGCCGAAACTCCGCGGCCTGCTCACCCTCCTGCTGCTCGACAGCGCACCGGTGCCGGCGGCGCGGGCCCGTTCCGTGCTCGACGAGGACGAGCGCCGCCGCGACAGCACCGGGGCCCTGCACGTCGCCGTCCACCGCCTGCGCCGCTGGCTGGTGCAACACGGCGGCCACCGCCTCGACCTGGAACCGGCCGGCTACCGCCTGACCGTCGCCGGCGGCGAGGTGGACGCACAACGCTTCCGCCGCCTGCTCGCCGCCGCCCGGGGCGGGACCGACCCGGCCGAGCGGGCCGAGCACCTGATGCGGGCGCTGGCGCTGTGGCGCGGCCCGGTCGGCGCGGACGCCCCCTGCGCGGTCCGCCGGCAGTACGCGGCGCGCCAGCTGGAACGCCTGCGCCGCCAGGCGACCGTCGCGCTCGCCGACACCTGCCTGGAGGCCGGGCTGGCCGACCGGGCGCTGCCGCTGATCGAGCGGGCGGCCGCGGAGTCGCCGTACGACGAACGGGCCCAGTCGCTGTTCGCGCTGTCGCTGGCCGCGTGCGGGCTGCCGGCCGAGGCGCTGCAGGTGATCGAGGGCACCCGCCGCACCCTCGCCACCGAGCTGGGCATCGACCCGGGCCCGCACCTGCGCGACGCGCAGCTGCGCATCCTGCGCCCGTGACGGGGGTGCGCCGCCCGCCGCGGTTCGCGGCGGGCGGCGCGGCGCGCGGGGGCCCGTCAGGACAGGGCCATGTCGCTGTAGTAGTGGCGCAGGATGGCCCGGTGGTCCCGGCCCGCGTTGGCCAGGTCACGCGAGCCGTACTGGGACATCCAGTCCCCGTCCACCCAGGCCGGGCACTCGGTCGTGGTCGCGCAGTAGTGCGCCTGCAGGATGTCGCCGCCGCGGGTCATCCGCGTCGACCAGGTCCGGTCCACCGCGGAGGACGTCGACGCCTGCGCCGACGACGGCCGGTAGACCTGGTCCTGGACGTCGTCACGCACGTCGTAGCACTGCCCGGCCGGGGTCTTGCGGGTCGAGTGCAGCGCCCAGTACCAGCCGT is a genomic window of Actinoplanes teichomyceticus ATCC 31121 containing:
- a CDS encoding AfsR/SARP family transcriptional regulator; this encodes MNTLTASGLRFGVLGPLALWSDGAGDTLTAPKLRGLLTLLLLDSAPVPAARARSVLDEDERRRDSTGALHVAVHRLRRWLVQHGGHRLDLEPAGYRLTVAGGEVDAQRFRRLLAAARGGTDPAERAEHLMRALALWRGPVGADAPCAVRRQYAARQLERLRRQATVALADTCLEAGLADRALPLIERAAAESPYDERAQSLFALSLAACGLPAEALQVIEGTRRTLATELGIDPGPHLRDAQLRILRP